The Gallus gallus isolate bGalGal1 chromosome 31, bGalGal1.mat.broiler.GRCg7b, whole genome shotgun sequence DNA segment gccagggagcGTGGCAGGAGGTTAGGGCTGGTGCtggtctgtgtggggctgtgggcaggaaggccaaggcccagctggaactggacgtggtgaggggtgcaaagaagaacaAGGAAGGCTTCAACAGGGCTGTcaacctgaaaaggaaagcccaggaGGGTGAACCCAAGAGTGAGCAatgcaggcaggctggaaacaacacacaaggagaaggctgactCCTTCATGGGGTATATGGGTTCTGCACACTGCCTCTGTGTGTCAGTAGATTCAATCAGACTCAAAAATGCTGTCCCACATtctgagagcaaggcaaggtccATCCCTTGTTCTGTCCTTCTAATTCAAGCTGCAGGATAatttcctgatctgatgggtctggcagcaccacacacccTCGCTGAGTGCTATTCCGTTCAGCAGTgaattggctctgcagggctgccaatggcCCCTGCCAGGATTTCCgccttccatcagcagtgtgttgaatgacagcctctccttctgggctgtcagcagcgctgctcccaacacagcacacactgtgcggttctgagcccaaggcattcccggtggggaagggcacacagtgccccttttcagctcctcaggaacaggggagcagcccagcactggcatttcccaggcagccatggcttggCCCTGCTCGGACCTGTCCCAGCATGGAGCCTTCctgggggagagctgagaggtcACATCTGAACATTTCCGgacctgtcacgggcacagctTTATCTACACAACTCTGTGacaccagagaagctgcatttcttgatgTCTCCTTTCTGCCAGGTGGTGACTTCAATCATTGCATGAGCGCTCTCATCCCCCcttctgcaccagcactgcaacaCCTCAAAATGGACCGTgattgctttcctccctgcatctctctctctcttacattccttctctgcttctctccaatttctctcctttcttttcctctctcttcctcattttcccccCAGTCATCTTTTacgcttctcctgcagcagccatgatCCATGACAGCCCAGGGTTGAGAGCGTGTGGGGCACCTCAACAGGCGCAGTGTGCAGAGTGCATCTCTCCACTTGTCGCACCCCAGAGGTGCCCCACAGTGCAACCACCCCTGTGGGCTAATATGTCCACATCAGGAGATGACATCATAtcatcctgaaaaagaaaggggaacaaacagcagctctctggccacttcctttcccctctgcagtctcactgtccccaggctgctcctgcctcacGGCACCAATGGCGGTAGCCCTCATCCTTGGTGAGTGACCATGGGGACGCGGTGCCATGGGGGtgggtggccctgtgtgggaccaggactgtctcccttgcaggttggtggctggtggcagcgagcagcgcacagcaacgtgagtatggggacagggggagaatggggacagagggaggaaaCTGTGGTCAGGgggccagcagaggggctgagaatggtgtgcagggacaaggctgactgctgtcccctgtcctagtgccccgaccctccctgtcgctgcaccccagccagggggtgtccctggggggtgctgtcaccctgcgctgccacctgccccggcAGGCTGCCTGGGTCTGGCTGTACCAGGAAGGAGGTTGGTTTTACAgcaaggggaaggagaaggagcaggacGTGGCCGAGTTCTCCTTTGTTAGCACAAAGCGGGAACACGCAGGTCGTTACTGGTGTCAGTACCGGGTATCTTGGTCAGAAGAGGCATCAGAGAagagtgaccccgtggagctggtgctgacaggtgaggacacTGTGGGCAGCAAgtggctctggctgctccccacaggaCCGTGTCCTactgctgtcccctccctcaTGCAGATCTCAGATATCCCCCATCCAGAATTTCCCTTCACCCTGAGCAACATGTGGGAACAGGGACCAATGTCACCATCCGCTGCTGGAACAAGGACTATGGGGCCACCTTCTTCCTGCACAAGGATGGGAGCTCAGACCCTATCCAGCGCCAGGAGTCCAGTGGTGGGGGCACAGCCACTTTCACCctctttggggtgaccccagctgacagtggcacctACAGGTGCTCCTACTGCCCCTGGCGCTACGCCTTCATGTCTTCACCCCCTGGGGACAGCGTGAtgctggaggtgacacccacagctgcaccccCAGGTGGGTCTCAACCCCATTTGGGTACACCTGGTGCAACCCATGAGTGGCTGTGTCACCTCCTgtccccatggaggtggtggctgGGGATGTGATAACCCACACATTCCgaccccacaggtgctgcaggcagttctcatgggaacctggtggtggcagtggttggtggctgcactgctgcctttgtcttcatcctCGTCCTTatcatcatcttcctcctctctgcccgCAGACGTCGGACACAGAGAGATGAGAGCCCTGGTGAGGAAGGGGTTAAATGTCCTTATTTCTCAGTAGATCCCCTCAAACGTCCCTCAGGCTCCCCCATAATCTCATTCCCCTCCGTGTTTTGACACAGgtgccccccccaaaaagcctGAGGCCATGGAGTTCCAGGTGAGTGACTGGGTCAGGGAGCACCAAATCCCAATCTGACCCCTGAAGTGCTCCCAGTCCCACATAGAGCCCCAAACTCTGTCCATGGGgaccccaggggactccccaCCCTCTCATGCTTTGCCCTAATGTTAAGCACACCCCCAAACTCAGCCCACGAGGAACTCCAAATCTGCATCAAGGAAACACCCTGGACCCAGATCTGAGCCCCCTGATCCCCCTGACCCCTCTGATCCTTAAACACCCCTCAGACCCCACGGGCACTTTCACGCCATGTAGTAGGAACCCCAAACATCCCCCTTGGGGTGTCCCTCCCAGATCACATTTGGGACCCCCATGGTGGCACTCTGTATTCCAACTGTGTCCCCAGGTGCCTTCCAGTGACAGCGAGGGTCTGACCTACTTGGAGCTGCAAGCTGTgacccccagcacacagccccccaACTCCCCCATCGCCCCACAGCCCTCTGTTATCTACACTGAGGTGGCCGTTCGGGGGCGCCACTGATGCCTCCATACGTGTGCACAAACACATGTGTGTTGTATGCACACATGTGCTTCCAGCATGCACCGTGCACTTGTGTTGTGTGTGCTCACCATCACGTGTGCACTGCATGCAGGTACCACTGCATGTGTTCATATGTTACCTGCGTGTGCACCATCCCATGTGCACAACAGTTGTACACAGATGTGCACTCCGTGATTAACTCTGTTCCTTTGTGTCTGTGCGATGCCACATGTGTACACCAGTATATGTGCACAGTAGTGCATGTCTGTGTCCTTAGCATGCTTTCTGAGACGGGTAAGGAACGCATGAGGTGACCAGCAACACTTTGTGGACAGCTGTTCGTTCCAAAGCATTGCTTTGGAGCCGTTTGATTTCAAAGAGAACCTCTCCATAAATGGATGTGTATTCCTGCTCCGAGCCTTGGCTGACTCCATCGTGGTATCCACCCCAGCTGACTGGGAGAGGTGCGACTCAGGAGGCAGAGAAAGATTCACCTCCCTCCAAACCCACTCAGGGGGACGGTGCACatctgctccctgtgcctgcaCTATCCGTGTCCTCACTGTGTACGTGTGTCCTCACCATGTGCCCCACATCAGCGCCTCgtctgtccccacagcacacacatgTCCCTCCCGTGTGCGcatctccagctccacatcccaAACCAGCACCCGACCCACCGTGGTGTTGGGGCAGGATTCCCATTTCTGGAGGGTTTTATCCCACATTCCTGGATGAGAATTCTGATTCCAAAGtgtttcattctgctttgtgAGGGAGAATTCCTATTTCTGGAAGTTTTACCCTTCCTCTACCTCTGAaggttttcattccttcttttggGGATAATTCTTGGATCTGAAGGGTTTTCACCAACCTCTGGGAGGAGATTTCccatttccaaatgtttttgtcATCATTTCTGGTAGAATTATCATTTGTGGATGTATTTGTCCAAACTTTTGTGAAAAATTCCCGAAACTCTTTGGGAAaatgcagccccaggagcaggagatCCAGCCGGAGAAGGACAGATGAACGGATGGCCAATGTACTGGTGCAAACCGTCTccaaaccactgaaaaaaatgaaatggtaacgcaggggaaaaaaaaaaataggagaagaagagtgaggggttgagaggagaggagaggagaggagaggagaggagaggagaggagaggagaggagaggagaggagaggagaggagaggagaggagaggagaggagaggagaggagaggagaggagaggagaggagaggagaggagaggagaggagaggagaggagaggagaggagaggagaggagaggagaggagaggagaggagaggagaggagaggagagaggagaggaaaagaaacaagtcGTCTACAGGGCCATGAATCCAATAAATGCTGGCTCACATtctgagagcaaggcaaggtccATCCCTTGTTCCTGTCCTTCTAATTCAGACCGCAGAATGATTTCCTGATCTGATGGAtctggcagcaccacacacccTCGCTGACTGCTATTCTGTTCAGCAGTgaattggctctgcagggctgccagcggcccctgccaggatttcagtcttccatcagcagtgtgttgaatgacagcctctccttctgggctgtcagcagcgctgctcccaacACAGCGCACACTGTGTGCTTCTGAGCCCAAGGCGTTCCCggtggggaagggcacacagtgccccttttcagctcctcaggagcaggggtgcagccctgcactggcatttcccaggcagccatggcttggCCCTGCTCGGACCTCTCCCGGCATGGAGCCTTCCTGGGGTAGAGCTGAGAGGTCACCTCTGGACCTTCCGACACGGAGGGGATCTGACAGCACCGCCCCGTGGGTGTCACGTCCTGTGCAtggagggtgggagggagggagcacagGGACTGCGGTGCTGTCACACAACAGCAGcgcagcaccacacagctttcaTTCTCACTGACCCCACCcagtgggtttggggtgagaaatggagagaaagaggaagaatttgtaGATTCAGATAAAATCTATTTACTGAGACCGAAAACGAAGAGAGGCATAACAGTAATGATGATGAGATATATGAATATACTTTTCCaaagcaagtgatgcacaaaggaATTGCTCAGCACCCAAAGACCAATGATAAAACCGGAACAGAATAGGAGGCAAGAGATTTTTGGGGTTCTGTACAGGATCTATCGAGCATCAGTGGGAGATGGAAGGGGAGCAAAGGGACATGTCTGGGGATCTCCATAAGAGGGGTAGATTGGGACAGATGAGGGGATCTCACAGgaatggtggtggtgtttgggaGTGGATGGGAGAGGATTTGGAGGTTTCAAGGCGTGTTAAGAGATTTGCAGGGATAAAGAAGGACTTTGGGGTAAGAGATGAGCATTTAGGGATTTGGTGTGAGTGGGAAGATTTTCGGATGCACCGGTGAGAATGTGGGATTGTTAGATTTGGGGAGGTTATCTGGTTTGTGGTTAGAACAGGACATCAGGGAGTCCCAAGCAGGGAATTTGAGGTCTGTCCCCTTCCACACACCCCTGAAATGAGACACTTGGGGAGGCCCATCAGCGCGGTAAATCAGTGCTGACTGTGGTGTAGATGACAGGGgactggggggcagtggggtaaGTGGGAGGCTGGGGGCACGGGATGGCAGCTGGCATCTCGACGTAGGTCAGATCCTGGTTGTATGTGGGGAATCtctggagatggaggaggagaatGGGGTGCTACCATGGGGGTCCCCAAGATGTGTGAGCTGAGGGTGGGTCTGTGGTTTAGGTATGTGGGGGATGTGGCCATGAGGAGGAGTCTGCGTTTGTGACTGGGCTTAGCTTTGAGGTTTGCATGGGGGATGTTTGGGGGTCCAGCCGTGGATTTAGGGTGCCCATAGGGTCTCGAGGTGTTTAGGGACTGGTGGAACACAGAGGCTCAATATTGGTGTCCCCATGGGTCATTGGGTTTCCCTGTGAGTGCATTTAGTGCCCCTCTAATCCAGTTATAGTTGCCTATAGGGACTAGAGGGGGTTTAAGGCTTAGAGGGCATCTTTAGGTCTGGGTATTTAGGGGTATCTGTGGGCTGGGGTTCCCCGCAGTGCAGGTTTGTGTTTCCCAAGGGCTGGACACGGGTGGTGCACATAAATGTGAGGGTAAGCCATATGAGGTTGGGGGTCACTTGGGGTTTCCTTGGGGAAGGTTTGGGTTTCCATGGAGATGCGAGGTGTGGGTCTTAAGAAGTGaactgggatttggggtccacTGACTCAGACCCTTACCTGGAATTGCACTGACTTGTGCATCTCAGGGGTGACACCTGcatgaaaaagaagagggggaagCGTGGGAGTTATGTGTGGGCCTTGGGGGACAACTCGTGGATTTATAAAGGATCAgtaggggggaaaagaaaacatagggGATGCCTGGGGGGATCTGTAGGGAATGGAAACCATTGAAGTCCTTCCTCACCTGCGCTCTCATTTCTCCGTTTCCAGAGGCTGCGGccattgaagaaaaagtagAGGCCCGATCTGATGGCCAAGAGAGCAGAACAGAccttcaccaccaccaccagcaggtTCACATAGGACCACCTCTTGGCACCTGTGGGCTCTGAGGGTTTGGGTGTCACCATCACAGGGCAGGGATGCCGTGACAGTTCCACCCATGGCTGACACTGGGGCCCTACAAATGGGGTCTCCGACCTAACTGGGGTTGCAGGTGTTAGTGTCACCTCCATCATCACGCTGTCTACAGTGGGTGAGGACACAAATGTGTGGTCCGTGGGGTTGTGGGATTATGTGCTGGTGCTGGCAATGCCAGAGTCCCCCCTCAGTGGGTgaaggtggctgtgccccaCCAGTGGGATCCTGGCACAGGATACGAGCTGAGCATTCATCTCTGTGCAGGAGGAATGTGCCACCACAACCCCCATTCCAGCACTGGGTGGTGACATCAGTCCCCATTCCCACATGTTGCCTGGGCTCAGGGAAATGCTGAGTTGGGGGAAGCAGCGGtttgtgtgcagggaggggaagagatgggACTTGGCCGTGTGGGAAAAGCTCAGGGCCAGCCGGTGTCCAcagtgccctcacctgtcagcaACAGCTCCACGGGGTCAATCTGATTTGATGTCCTCAGAGGCTTTGACACCTGGTACCGACACTGATATGTCCCGGCGTCCTCCAGTTTtgtgacagcaaaggagaactcagctgcatcctgctccttgtctttttccttcttaaatctCAGAGTTCCATTGTGCCAGAGCTGGACCCAGGCATCCAtgcggggcaggtggcagcgcagggtgacattgttcgccagggacaccccctggctggggtgcagc contains these protein-coding regions:
- the LOC112531135 gene encoding platelet glycoprotein VI-like — its product is SPVLVPRPSLSLHPSQGVSLGGAVTLRCHLPRQAAWVWLYQEGGWFYSKGKEKEQDVAEFSFVSTKREHAGRYWCQYRVSWSEEASEKSDPVELVLTDLRYPPSRISLHPEQHVGTGTNVTIRCWNKDYGATFFLHKDGSSDPIQRQESSGGGTATFTLFGVTPADSGTYRCSYCPWRYAFMSSPPGDSVMLEVTPTAAPPGAAGSSHGNLVVAVVGGCTAAFVFILVLIIIFLLSARRRRTQRDESPGAPPKKPEAMEFQVPSSDSEGLTYLELQAVTPSTQPPNSPIAPQPSVIYTEVAVRGRH